The following coding sequences lie in one Vibrio casei genomic window:
- the phnL gene encoding phosphonate C-P lyase system protein PhnL, which produces MMNNQQPNSLHKPMLKVREVSKTFVLHNQSGIQLSVLNHASLDVHQGECVVLHGHSGSGKSTLLRTLYANYLVDSGSIKVMHQDQWIDMVQAAPRSILNIRRHTIGWVSQFLRVIPRVSALEVVMQPMIEMGGDRQQAEQKAKNLLSRLNVGEHLWHLAPATFSGGEQQRVNIARGFIWDYPILLLDEPTASLDAKNSAVVVELIQEAKQRGAAIVGIFHDEINRSQVADRLYHMSSQANSDTTNTPITDDITVSA; this is translated from the coding sequence ATGATGAATAATCAGCAACCAAATTCGTTACACAAGCCCATGCTAAAAGTGCGAGAGGTAAGCAAAACCTTTGTCTTGCATAATCAAAGTGGCATTCAATTATCAGTGTTGAACCATGCAAGTTTGGATGTTCATCAAGGTGAATGTGTGGTGTTACATGGTCATTCCGGATCGGGAAAATCGACCTTATTACGCACGTTATATGCCAACTATTTGGTCGACAGTGGTTCGATTAAAGTGATGCATCAAGATCAATGGATTGACATGGTTCAAGCGGCGCCACGATCGATTTTAAATATTCGTCGTCATACGATTGGATGGGTGAGCCAGTTCTTAAGGGTGATCCCTCGCGTTAGTGCGTTAGAAGTGGTGATGCAGCCGATGATTGAGATGGGCGGAGATCGACAACAAGCGGAACAAAAAGCCAAAAATTTATTGAGTCGTTTGAATGTGGGCGAGCACTTGTGGCATTTAGCACCAGCAACCTTTTCTGGTGGTGAACAACAACGAGTCAATATTGCACGTGGCTTTATTTGGGATTATCCGATTTTATTATTGGATGAACCGACCGCGTCATTGGATGCCAAAAATAGCGCAGTGGTGGTGGAGTTAATTCAAGAAGCCAAGCAACGAGGCGCTGCCATTGTGGGTATTTTTCATGATGAAATTAACCGTAGCCAAGTTGCCGACCGCTTATATCACATGAGCTCTCAAGCCAATTCAGACACGACCAACACCCCAATAACCGACGACATTACTGTTTCTGCTTAA
- the phnN gene encoding ribose 1,5-bisphosphokinase: MNSQSISSIQSARLFYVIGPSGSGKDSVMSLIRDQWPQHIVIAHRYITRDASAGSENHVALSAQEFAQRQKKHFFALDWQANGHCYGIGCEVDVWLTKGVDVMVNGSRAYLEQARERYGAALIPVVIDVAIDILKQRLTARDRESAQEIEWRLIRAEQLKQHNIEGAIMLDNSGLLSDTIVPFNDYYQTRLYSK, from the coding sequence ATGAATAGCCAATCCATCTCGTCTATTCAGTCAGCGCGACTATTTTATGTGATTGGACCTTCAGGCTCAGGGAAAGACAGTGTGATGAGTTTGATCCGCGATCAATGGCCGCAACATATCGTCATCGCCCATCGTTATATTACTCGGGATGCCAGCGCGGGCAGCGAGAATCATGTTGCCTTATCGGCGCAAGAATTTGCCCAACGTCAGAAGAAGCATTTTTTTGCGCTCGATTGGCAAGCCAATGGTCATTGTTATGGTATCGGCTGTGAAGTGGATGTGTGGCTTACAAAAGGCGTGGATGTGATGGTGAATGGTTCGCGTGCTTATTTAGAACAAGCCCGCGAACGTTATGGCGCTGCTTTGATTCCCGTGGTGATTGACGTTGCTATTGATATATTAAAGCAACGTTTAACCGCCAGAGATCGAGAAAGTGCCCAAGAAATTGAATGGCGATTGATTCGTGCTGAACAATTAAAACAGCACAATATTGAAGGGGCGATCATGCTCGATAACAGCGGCCTTTTATCCGACACTATTGTGCCTTTTAATGACTATTATCAAACTCGCTTATACTCAAAGTAA
- the speB gene encoding agmatinase produces MNKFDDLFNKPDYSLYSNSMSFVRRPMVQNPVEADADVVVLGVPFDMATSGRSGARMGPDAIRRASVNLAWESKKFPWNFNLFKHTNVVDAGDLVFDCGDAEDLTQRLEAAASEIIASGKTLLSLGGDHFITLPLLRAHAKQHGEIALIHFDAHTDTYSNGSRYDHGTMFYHAPKEGLISREHSVQIGIRTEYKQEGHGFNVINAMEANDLSASEIVEKVKKIVGDKPVYLTFDIDCLDPAFAPGTGTPVCGGMTSDKILKILRSLQGINLVGMDVVEVSPAYDQSDITALAGATIALDLLYLWTQQRLSNKV; encoded by the coding sequence ATGAACAAATTTGATGATCTGTTTAATAAACCAGATTATTCATTGTATTCAAACTCAATGAGCTTTGTGCGTCGCCCTATGGTGCAAAATCCGGTAGAAGCAGACGCTGATGTTGTGGTGTTGGGTGTACCGTTTGACATGGCAACATCAGGTCGTTCTGGCGCCAGAATGGGACCCGATGCGATTCGTCGTGCTTCGGTCAACCTAGCATGGGAGAGCAAAAAATTTCCTTGGAATTTTAATTTGTTTAAACATACCAATGTTGTTGATGCTGGGGATTTGGTGTTTGATTGCGGAGATGCCGAAGATCTGACACAGCGTTTAGAAGCGGCGGCAAGTGAAATTATTGCCAGTGGGAAAACGTTGTTAAGTTTAGGGGGCGATCACTTCATTACTTTGCCGCTGCTGCGTGCGCACGCGAAACAACACGGCGAAATAGCATTGATTCATTTTGATGCTCATACCGATACTTACAGCAATGGCAGCCGGTATGATCATGGCACTATGTTTTATCATGCCCCCAAGGAAGGGCTGATTTCTCGTGAGCACTCAGTACAGATTGGTATTCGTACTGAATATAAGCAAGAGGGGCATGGATTTAATGTCATCAATGCGATGGAAGCTAACGATTTATCGGCGTCTGAGATTGTCGAAAAAGTGAAAAAAATTGTTGGTGATAAGCCAGTGTATTTAACTTTTGATATTGATTGCCTTGATCCAGCGTTTGCGCCGGGAACAGGAACGCCAGTTTGTGGCGGCATGACATCGGATAAAATTCTAAAAATTCTACGCAGTTTACAAGGGATTAACTTGGTCGGTATGGACGTAGTTGAAGTGTCGCCTGCGTATGATCAAAGTGACATTACCGCTTTGGCTGGCGCGACTATCGCGCTGGATTTATTGTACTTGTGGACACAGCAAAGGCTCAGCAACAAAGTATAA
- the speA gene encoding arginine decarboxylase — MENPVNLEQIRANYNVRHWSQGFYGINDAGEMTVSPRAGEEHLQVPLSTIVKQIEAQNLTLPALVRFPQILHQRVHNVCDAFNQAIEEYNYTNRYLLVYPIKVNQQKEVVDEILASQAELEHKQLGLEAGSKPELLAVLALAQQASSVIVCNGYKDREYIRLALIGEKLGHKVFIVLEKLSELDLVLSEAKSLGIKPRMGLRIRLASQGAGKWQSSGGEKSKFGLSANQVLTVINRLKAEDQLETLQLVHFHLGSQMANIRDVRNGVSEAARFYCELRDIGAQLDYMDVGGGLAVDYDGTRSQSHSSMNYGLAEYARNIVSSIGDICQLYNQPEPTIISESGRSLTAHHAVLITNVIGTEGYKPEVIVAPEDDAPTLLHNMWRNWEILSQGTDDRALIEIYNDTQSDLAEAHNQFATGVINLHHRAWAEQVCLRICHELSLQLNNKNRFHRPIIDELNERLADKFFVNFSLFQSLPDAWGIDQVFPVMPLTNLNQVEQTRAVMLDITCDSDGVIDQYVDGQGIETTLPVPRWDKDTPYLMGFFLVGAYQEILGDMHNLFGDSHSVVVNVNEKGQSEIVLINEGDTVEDMLRYVHIDVDDIRRNYRELVASRVESHEQEKILAELEQGLSGYTYLEDI; from the coding sequence GTGGAAAATCCTGTGAACTTAGAGCAAATTCGAGCTAACTATAATGTACGTCATTGGAGCCAAGGGTTCTATGGCATTAATGATGCTGGTGAAATGACGGTTTCTCCGCGTGCAGGTGAAGAACACCTTCAAGTGCCATTAAGTACAATAGTGAAGCAGATTGAAGCGCAAAATTTAACTTTGCCAGCTTTGGTTCGTTTTCCGCAAATTTTGCACCAACGCGTTCATAACGTGTGTGATGCTTTTAACCAAGCCATTGAAGAATATAATTACACTAACCGCTATCTTTTGGTTTACCCAATTAAAGTAAACCAACAAAAAGAAGTGGTGGATGAGATACTGGCGAGTCAAGCTGAGCTTGAGCATAAGCAACTTGGTCTTGAAGCGGGTAGCAAGCCTGAACTCCTTGCTGTATTGGCGTTGGCACAGCAAGCCAGTTCGGTCATTGTTTGTAATGGCTATAAAGATCGTGAATACATTCGCTTGGCATTGATTGGTGAGAAACTAGGACATAAAGTTTTTATTGTTCTTGAGAAATTATCTGAGTTAGATCTTGTGTTATCTGAAGCAAAATCTTTAGGTATTAAACCTCGTATGGGTTTGCGTATTCGTCTTGCTTCTCAAGGGGCAGGTAAGTGGCAATCAAGCGGTGGTGAAAAATCAAAATTTGGTTTATCGGCGAACCAAGTATTAACGGTAATTAATCGTTTAAAAGCGGAAGACCAATTGGAGACGTTGCAGTTGGTACATTTTCACTTAGGCTCACAAATGGCAAACATTCGTGATGTGCGAAATGGCGTGAGTGAAGCCGCGCGTTTTTATTGTGAACTACGTGATATCGGTGCACAACTTGATTATATGGATGTTGGTGGCGGTTTGGCAGTGGATTATGATGGTACTCGTAGCCAATCTCACAGTTCAATGAACTATGGTTTGGCGGAATATGCCCGTAATATTGTTTCGAGTATTGGTGATATTTGTCAGCTTTATAACCAACCAGAGCCAACCATTATTTCTGAATCTGGCCGTTCATTGACGGCGCACCATGCGGTATTGATCACGAATGTTATCGGTACCGAAGGTTACAAGCCTGAAGTGATTGTAGCTCCCGAGGATGACGCGCCAACGTTACTGCATAACATGTGGCGTAACTGGGAGATCCTGTCTCAAGGGACAGATGATCGCGCATTAATTGAGATTTACAATGATACACAAAGTGATTTAGCTGAAGCGCATAACCAATTTGCAACGGGTGTGATTAACTTGCATCATCGCGCTTGGGCAGAACAAGTCTGTTTACGCATTTGTCATGAATTGAGTTTACAGTTGAACAATAAGAACCGCTTTCATCGTCCTATTATCGATGAGTTAAATGAACGTTTAGCGGACAAATTCTTCGTTAACTTCTCATTGTTCCAATCGCTTCCAGACGCGTGGGGGATTGATCAGGTTTTCCCTGTAATGCCATTGACCAACTTAAACCAAGTTGAGCAAACTCGCGCAGTGATGCTTGATATTACTTGCGACTCGGATGGTGTGATTGATCAATACGTTGATGGACAAGGTATTGAAACAACGTTACCAGTGCCTCGCTGGGATAAAGATACCCCATATTTAATGGGCTTTTTCTTAGTTGGCGCTTATCAAGAGATTTTGGGTGATATGCATAATCTATTTGGTGATAGTCACTCGGTTGTCGTGAACGTGAATGAGAAAGGGCAATCTGAAATCGTATTGATTAATGAAGGCGATACCGTGGAAGATATGCTGCGTTATGTCCATATTGATGTGGATGATATTCGCCGTAATTATCGTGAATTAGTGGCAAGCCGTGTTGAAAGTCACGAACAAGAAAAGATCCTTGCAGAATTAGAGCAAGGGCTGTCGGGCTACACTTATTTGGAAGATATTTGA
- a CDS encoding isopenicillin N synthase family dioxygenase gives MKLETVDYLADDAAEQFVKSLRETGFGVLKNHPIPKELVESIYENWQQFFLSEQKNDFHFNVDTQDGYFPPSVSETAKGHSVKDIKEYFHVYPWGQIPEQLKAQILDYYQRADSFAQELLSWVELHAPKEVQAKFSIALSDMIKDSEKTLLRILHYPPMTGNEEPGAIRAAAHEDINLLTILPASNEPGLQVKAMDGTWLDVPCDFGNLIINIGDMLQEASGGYFPSTTHRVINPTGGRQDKSRISLPLFLHAKPDVVLSERYTAHSYLMERLRELGVI, from the coding sequence ATGAAATTAGAAACCGTTGATTACCTTGCTGATGATGCTGCTGAGCAATTTGTAAAATCACTGCGTGAAACTGGCTTTGGTGTACTGAAAAATCACCCAATTCCTAAAGAGTTGGTTGAGTCGATTTATGAAAATTGGCAACAATTCTTTTTATCGGAACAAAAAAATGATTTTCATTTTAACGTTGATACACAAGATGGCTATTTTCCACCGTCTGTTTCTGAAACGGCAAAAGGCCATAGCGTTAAAGACATTAAAGAATACTTTCATGTGTACCCTTGGGGGCAAATACCTGAGCAACTGAAAGCTCAGATTTTAGATTACTATCAACGTGCAGATTCGTTCGCACAAGAGTTACTAAGTTGGGTAGAGCTGCATGCACCGAAAGAAGTGCAAGCGAAGTTCTCGATTGCTTTATCGGATATGATTAAAGATAGCGAGAAAACATTATTGCGTATTTTGCATTATCCACCGATGACGGGTAATGAAGAGCCTGGGGCAATTCGTGCTGCTGCTCATGAAGACATTAATTTATTGACTATTCTCCCTGCGTCTAATGAACCTGGTTTACAAGTTAAAGCGATGGATGGAACGTGGCTAGATGTGCCTTGTGATTTTGGTAATCTCATCATCAACATTGGTGATATGTTGCAAGAAGCATCTGGTGGCTATTTTCCATCGACGACGCATCGCGTCATTAACCCAACTGGTGGACGCCAAGATAAATCGCGTATTTCTTTGCCGCTTTTCTTACATGCTAAGCCAGATGTGGTGTTGTCGGAACGTTACACTGCTCATAGTTATTTAATGGAACGTTTACGTGAGCTAGGTGTTATCTAG
- the phnK gene encoding phosphonate C-P lyase system protein PhnK — protein sequence MLSSIQNPQSGGEQALLKVENLSKLYAPGKGFSDVSFELYPGEVLGIVGESGSGKSTLLQSISGRLKPDSGEVLYLQTGSDEANQSSIAQLESLYEMAESQRRHLLRTEWGVVHQHPMDGLRARVSAGGNIGERLMAVGERHYGDIREKAQQWLQDVEIPADRIDGMPTTFSGGMQQRLQIARNLVTHPKLIFMDEPTGGLDVSVQAKLLDLLRRLVNELDLAVVIVTHDLAVARLLAHRLMVMKQSKVVESGLTDQVLDDPQHPYTQLLVSSVLQG from the coding sequence ATGCTAAGTTCAATACAAAACCCCCAATCTGGCGGGGAACAAGCGTTATTGAAAGTCGAGAATTTGAGTAAGCTCTACGCACCGGGTAAAGGTTTTAGTGATGTGTCTTTTGAGCTTTATCCGGGCGAAGTCTTGGGCATTGTCGGCGAGTCTGGTTCTGGGAAAAGTACCTTACTGCAATCCATTTCTGGCCGATTAAAACCCGATAGCGGCGAGGTGCTGTATTTGCAAACCGGCAGTGATGAGGCAAATCAAAGCAGCATTGCACAGCTAGAAAGTTTGTACGAGATGGCGGAAAGTCAGCGTCGTCATTTATTGCGCACCGAGTGGGGCGTGGTGCATCAACACCCAATGGATGGTCTGCGCGCGCGCGTATCGGCTGGTGGCAATATTGGCGAGCGTTTAATGGCAGTCGGTGAACGTCATTATGGCGACATTCGAGAGAAAGCACAGCAATGGTTGCAAGATGTCGAAATTCCAGCAGATCGGATTGATGGTATGCCAACGACCTTTTCTGGCGGCATGCAACAAAGGCTGCAAATTGCCCGTAATTTGGTCACACATCCAAAATTGATTTTCATGGATGAACCGACCGGTGGATTGGATGTGTCGGTGCAAGCAAAATTGCTCGATCTATTACGCCGCTTGGTGAATGAATTGGATTTAGCCGTAGTCATTGTGACGCACGATTTAGCGGTAGCGCGGTTATTAGCCCACCGATTGATGGTGATGAAACAAAGCAAGGTGGTGGAAAGTGGGTTAACCGACCAAGTGCTAGACGACCCTCAGCATCCTTATACGCAACTGCTTGTGTCTTCGGTTTTACAAGGATAA
- a CDS encoding mechanosensitive ion channel family protein: protein MRYYLAFLLILLCSFSGLSQAQTAQHENNERVKSENSLNQSEITQISNTMKVLTEKAKTLKGERLAIIQLEIYNMNEKLRKVLKSAVEQSSVEQKNSDKTLLTQQIQLQTEYYKFYLSYVEQKLDNLQTEIEKAKKDDRLLMQIPLNELRIGQAILYTEQYQNYAWLQSLGIDTDKSISQFEDKLQDLAHFTSAALNYSLTYQESLQRQLEGLSATQAEKINLEISYLQRDINTYSKALSRLVDTADSLNINTVELRHELFTATGDITHDLFSWAVLKSTFVSWFTQFSSWFVINSPNMFFNLFMFVLILALARVVAQLVQHLLKKAVKAPHLKLSNLMQQFILSMSVKLIFCIALLIALAQVGLDLTPVIAGLGVAGIIIGFALQDTLSNFASGMMLLIYRPFDEGDWINAAGVEGTVSHVSLVNTTIRTFSNEVLLVPNSKIWMEVIINRTYEKVRRVDMIFRIGHKDSIAKAEQIFEDILAADERVLKAPAPIIKVNTLEESSVNFIVRPWVRTDDYIDVMRDCTREVKMRFDAEGINIPFPQQDIHLHIVGTDMGLNLSSNPTRTQD, encoded by the coding sequence ATGCGATATTATTTAGCTTTTTTACTTATTCTTTTGTGTTCGTTTTCAGGACTTTCCCAAGCTCAAACGGCTCAACACGAAAATAATGAAAGAGTCAAAAGCGAAAACAGTCTCAATCAATCTGAAATCACCCAGATTAGTAACACAATGAAAGTGTTAACGGAAAAAGCTAAAACACTAAAAGGTGAACGATTGGCCATCATTCAACTTGAAATTTACAACATGAATGAAAAGCTTCGTAAAGTACTCAAATCGGCCGTTGAGCAATCATCCGTTGAACAAAAAAATTCGGATAAAACGTTGCTGACTCAGCAGATCCAATTGCAAACTGAATACTACAAATTCTATCTTTCTTATGTAGAACAAAAACTCGATAATCTCCAGACGGAAATTGAAAAAGCCAAGAAAGATGATCGCCTCTTAATGCAAATCCCTCTGAACGAATTGCGCATAGGCCAAGCCATCCTTTATACAGAGCAGTACCAGAACTACGCATGGTTACAATCTCTAGGCATTGATACCGATAAATCAATAAGCCAGTTCGAAGATAAACTGCAAGATCTCGCCCACTTTACTTCCGCAGCATTAAATTATTCATTAACTTATCAAGAATCATTGCAAAGACAGTTAGAGGGTTTATCCGCCACTCAAGCTGAAAAAATCAACTTAGAAATATCGTATCTGCAGCGAGACATTAATACTTACAGTAAAGCCTTATCGCGCTTAGTTGATACCGCAGATTCTCTTAATATCAATACCGTAGAATTACGACATGAATTATTTACGGCCACCGGTGATATTACCCATGATTTATTCAGTTGGGCAGTTTTGAAATCAACGTTTGTTAGTTGGTTTACGCAATTTTCAAGCTGGTTTGTTATCAACAGTCCAAACATGTTTTTTAATCTCTTTATGTTTGTATTGATATTAGCTCTCGCACGTGTTGTTGCTCAATTGGTGCAACATCTATTGAAAAAAGCAGTGAAAGCACCACACTTAAAACTCAGTAATTTAATGCAGCAATTTATTTTATCGATGTCGGTAAAATTAATTTTCTGCATCGCGCTACTCATTGCTTTAGCACAAGTTGGTTTGGATCTCACACCCGTGATCGCCGGCCTGGGCGTCGCAGGTATCATCATCGGCTTTGCTCTACAAGACACGCTTTCAAACTTTGCTTCAGGCATGATGTTACTGATCTACCGCCCTTTTGATGAAGGGGATTGGATTAATGCGGCGGGAGTAGAAGGCACCGTTAGCCATGTGAGCCTAGTTAATACCACCATACGAACCTTCTCTAATGAAGTGCTTTTAGTTCCTAACTCTAAAATTTGGATGGAAGTCATCATTAACCGCACTTATGAAAAAGTACGTCGGGTTGATATGATATTTCGTATTGGACATAAAGATTCCATTGCAAAGGCAGAACAAATATTTGAAGACATTTTAGCGGCAGACGAACGAGTACTTAAAGCACCAGCGCCTATCATTAAGGTGAATACACTGGAAGAATCGTCGGTCAACTTTATTGTACGCCCGTGGGTAAGAACGGATGATTATATTGACGTAATGCGTGATTGTACTCGTGAAGTAAAAATGCGCTTTGACGCCGAAGGGATCAACATTCCCTTCCCACAACAAGATATTCATTTACATATTGTTGGTACTGACATGGGTCTTAACTTATCGTCTAATCCAACTCGAACTCAGGATTAA
- the phnP gene encoding phosphonate metabolism protein PhnP, translated as MMKLTLLGSGNTGMSPVYGCDCMACKRAMEQPQYRRQKTSAVIESDGKQLLLDANCDDLLQRFPSGTIDRILLTHYHMDHVHSLFDLRWGVGDNIAVDGPPDEQGCDDLFKHSGLLDFQPPLTAFQSFEWQGIEITPLPMLHSKICFGYCFSVKTQGDNPIQQVTKRLAYLTDTIGLPPNTQAWLIQHPINVLLVDCNHSPEYQAVKRNHNNLNDVRDIVAAIQPKTTRLIHISHELECWAMQHPEALTTQFQLGGDNDIFEW; from the coding sequence ATGATGAAACTCACCTTATTGGGTTCGGGCAATACTGGGATGTCACCTGTCTATGGTTGCGATTGTATGGCGTGTAAAAGGGCGATGGAACAGCCACAATATCGCCGTCAAAAAACCTCCGCCGTGATTGAAAGTGATGGCAAACAATTATTGTTGGATGCTAATTGTGATGATTTATTGCAACGTTTTCCCAGTGGCACGATCGACCGAATTTTATTAACTCATTATCATATGGATCATGTGCATAGTTTGTTTGATTTACGTTGGGGAGTGGGAGACAACATCGCGGTTGATGGCCCGCCAGATGAGCAAGGCTGCGATGATTTATTCAAGCACTCAGGCCTATTGGATTTTCAACCGCCATTAACGGCATTTCAATCTTTTGAATGGCAAGGTATTGAGATCACACCATTGCCGATGCTGCATTCTAAAATCTGTTTTGGGTATTGTTTTAGCGTTAAAACTCAAGGTGATAATCCTATTCAACAGGTAACCAAACGTTTGGCGTATTTAACCGACACCATTGGATTACCGCCAAACACTCAAGCTTGGTTAATCCAACATCCGATCAATGTTTTGCTGGTGGATTGCAATCATTCTCCTGAGTACCAGGCCGTAAAAAGAAACCATAATAATTTGAATGATGTGCGGGATATTGTTGCTGCCATTCAGCCTAAAACCACCCGTTTGATTCATATTAGTCATGAATTGGAATGTTGGGCAATGCAGCATCCAGAGGCGTTGACTACTCAGTTCCAGCTTGGCGGTGATAATGATATTTTTGAGTGGTAA
- a CDS encoding 1-aminocyclopropane-1-carboxylate deaminase/D-cysteine desulfhydrase — protein MKLANTPVTQHTFNGYPFYLKRDDLLHPEFSGNKARKFMALLEADYPNITTLIGYGSPQANSLYSLSALAKLKGWKLEFYVSHIPEWLKQNPLGNYQAALELGATVIDINQLGSKLPPHDYIETIRMPNEQYLFEECLVIPEGGRSPIAEVGIKQLAQEIRQWAQEQETAELTVALPSGTGTTALYLNKHLAPYNINVLTCACVGGEEYLIQQFKSLGEQSHPTVLSSPERRKHQFGKLYSADYQMWQSLTQQTNVEFDLLYDPYMWQCLTHHFNQSREHNPNQTLLYIHQGGLLGNASMEKRYQRKLD, from the coding sequence ATGAAACTTGCCAATACCCCTGTAACCCAACACACCTTTAATGGCTATCCTTTTTATCTTAAACGGGATGACCTACTCCACCCTGAATTTTCTGGAAATAAAGCCCGAAAATTTATGGCGTTGCTTGAAGCCGATTACCCGAATATCACTACTTTAATCGGCTACGGTTCACCACAAGCCAATTCGTTATATAGCTTATCTGCTCTTGCCAAACTTAAAGGCTGGAAGCTAGAATTTTATGTCTCTCATATTCCAGAATGGCTTAAGCAAAATCCTCTTGGGAATTATCAAGCGGCTCTCGAACTTGGTGCAACCGTCATCGATATTAATCAGTTAGGATCAAAGCTGCCTCCTCACGATTATATTGAAACGATTCGAATGCCTAATGAACAATATTTATTTGAAGAATGTTTAGTTATACCCGAAGGCGGACGCAGTCCTATCGCCGAAGTCGGTATCAAACAATTAGCACAAGAAATTCGACAATGGGCGCAAGAACAAGAAACAGCCGAATTGACCGTCGCCCTCCCCTCTGGCACCGGCACCACTGCTCTTTACCTCAATAAACACCTTGCGCCGTATAATATTAATGTACTGACTTGTGCCTGTGTTGGCGGAGAGGAATACTTAATACAGCAATTTAAAAGCTTAGGTGAACAATCCCATCCAACTGTTCTATCGAGCCCTGAAAGGCGTAAACACCAATTTGGAAAGTTATATTCCGCTGATTATCAAATGTGGCAATCGTTAACACAGCAAACTAACGTTGAGTTTGATCTGTTATACGATCCTTATATGTGGCAATGCTTAACCCACCATTTCAACCAATCGCGTGAACATAACCCGAACCAAACCTTACTCTATATACATCAAGGTGGTTTACTTGGTAATGCCAGTATGGAAAAGCGCTATCAACGAAAATTGGATTAA
- the phnM gene encoding alpha-D-ribose 1-methylphosphonate 5-triphosphate diphosphatase yields MIITNVNLVLPNEVVKGSVEVIDGEIRSMSNTLSQLPQAIDGNDGFLMPGLIELHTDNLEKYFAPRPKVDWPPLSAMKAHDTQLIGAGITTVLNALALGDHRGKLRHEILDQQINTVVQSQKNGTNRVDHRLHLRCEVPHNTTVEIFERYINTPGVQLVSLMDHAPGQRQFVNIEKYRTYYQGKYGYNDAQMAEFESQQREYSERWSAPNREEICGQCRSRNIPMASHDDATQAHAEESKDLGMVIAEFPTTMEAAKTSRELGLHVLMGAPNVIRGGSHSGNIAAHELAAAGALDILSSDYYPVSLLDAIFTLAHDSRNKLTLADAVKLATFNPAQSLQLHDRGVIEEGKRADLLLTHYHHGQAYIDGVWCEGKKVF; encoded by the coding sequence ATGATTATTACCAACGTTAATTTAGTATTGCCGAATGAAGTGGTGAAAGGATCGGTCGAGGTCATTGATGGTGAAATTCGTAGTATGTCGAATACCTTAAGTCAGTTACCACAAGCGATTGATGGCAATGATGGTTTCTTGATGCCGGGTTTAATTGAACTGCATACTGATAATCTTGAGAAGTATTTTGCACCAAGACCTAAAGTTGATTGGCCACCATTATCGGCAATGAAAGCCCATGATACTCAGTTGATTGGCGCAGGAATCACCACCGTTTTAAATGCGCTGGCGCTTGGCGATCATCGTGGCAAGTTACGTCATGAGATTTTAGATCAGCAAATTAATACCGTGGTGCAAAGCCAAAAGAATGGCACTAATCGAGTCGATCACCGTTTGCACCTGCGTTGTGAAGTACCACATAACACCACGGTAGAGATTTTTGAGCGTTACATTAATACTCCGGGAGTTCAGCTTGTTTCGCTAATGGATCACGCTCCTGGGCAGCGCCAATTTGTAAACATAGAAAAGTATCGAACCTATTATCAAGGTAAATATGGTTATAACGATGCTCAAATGGCGGAATTTGAATCGCAACAGCGTGAGTATTCTGAGCGCTGGTCTGCGCCTAATCGTGAGGAAATTTGTGGGCAATGTCGCTCGCGTAATATCCCAATGGCAAGCCATGATGATGCCACTCAAGCTCATGCTGAAGAATCGAAAGATCTGGGCATGGTGATCGCAGAATTCCCGACCACCATGGAAGCGGCAAAAACCTCACGAGAGCTAGGCTTGCATGTCTTAATGGGCGCGCCCAACGTGATTCGTGGTGGTTCGCATTCGGGCAACATTGCGGCGCATGAATTGGCGGCGGCTGGGGCTTTGGATATTTTGTCTTCTGATTATTATCCAGTCAGTTTATTGGATGCCATTTTTACCCTAGCGCACGATTCACGAAACAAGTTGACGCTTGCCGATGCGGTGAAACTCGCCACCTTTAATCCGGCTCAGTCGTTGCAATTGCACGATCGTGGTGTGATTGAAGAAGGTAAGCGTGCGGATTTATTATTAACTCATTACCACCACGGTCAGGCTTATATTGATGGCGTCTGGTGTGAAGGGAAAAAGGTTTTTTAA